The Alosa sapidissima isolate fAloSap1 chromosome 8, fAloSap1.pri, whole genome shotgun sequence genome contains a region encoding:
- the ccdc125 gene encoding coiled-coil domain-containing protein 125: MQVDREQVACTSTSGDDDMTEGDLGDGTRVRHKTLGYNMKQPVRSRSQGDFQELLSPIHSLKRNSFGGGNKETFSWTPCSEMCSDLRQELLHGRQHICRERESEYHDDGSSGELQRKLQEVTEEVELLRTELEVTHRQLEGKHEALRILQGHAILDKATTHTKILLQKSEERTKALEKEVNALQWEINFNQVKFKNFEQSWEQKYERVSSENQALSESLEERTKEMQVLRTKNSSLNQQCIELLAMLSAHDRSEFQDTQPPSNQGGEGSVLELAVFGACQCPSSLNEPCPCARSSAASRKQVLQLKQELKTQRRKMEEAFVMADAFRIAFEQQLRRGSELRRGSAHALHLAETDTYKTLKKHREKERQSSLNIGQRLKGFLPSAMEGKMPKDPYETLHMLLDLLSDKEEALAHQRKVSYMLARNTEALEKRLHVQQQGSSPDTDLKTNEKAPSGEMIEDALCDSKEDCKCPSSEDHSAKLTDSP; the protein is encoded by the exons ATGCAAGTAGACAGAGAACAGGTAGCATGCACCAGTACAAGTGGCGACGATGATATGACCGAGGGTGACCTGGGGGATGGAACTAGGGTAAGACACAAGACTTTGGGCTACAACATGAAGCAACCAGTTCGAAGCAGAAGTCAGGGAGACTTCCAGGAGCTTTTGTCACCAATACACTCATTAAAGAGGAACAGCTTTGGAGGAGGAAATAAAGAGACCTTCTCCTGGACACCATGCAGTGAAATGTGCAGTGACTTGAGGCAGGAGTTGTTGCATGGAAGACAGCATATTTGTAGGGAGAGAGAATCAG AATACCATGATGATGGAAGCAGTGGAGAGTTGCAGAGGAAATTACAGGAGGTCACCGAG GAGGTGGAGCTGTTGCGCACAGAGTTAGAGGTGACACACCGTCAGCTGGAAGGGAAGCATGAGGCTCTGAGGATCCTTCAGGGACAT GCAATCTTAGATAAGGCAACTACTCATACTAAAATCTTACTTCAGAAGAGCGAGGAGAGGACCAAAGCCTTGGAGAAG GAAGTAAATGCTTTACAATGGGAAATAAATTTTAACCAGGTGAAATTTAAGAACTTCGAGCAGTCATGGGAGCAGAAGTATGAaag GGTAAGTTCTGAGAATCAAGCCTTGAGTGAAAGTCTTGAGGAAAGAACAAAAGAGATGCAAGTGCTGAGGACAAAGAACTCTT CTTTGAACCAGCAATGTATAGAGCTTTTGGCCATGCTTAGTGCCCACGACAGGAGTGAGTTTCAGGACACCCAGCCACCTTCAAACCAAGGGGGAGAAGGCTCCGTGCTTGAG CTTGCTGTGTTTGGGGCCTGCCAGTGTCCCTCCAGTCTGAACGAGCCATGTCCATGTGCCAGGAGTTCTGCTGCCAGCCGCAAACAGGTCTTACAGCTGAAGCAAGAG TTAAAGACTCagaggaggaagatggaggAGGCGTTTGTGATGGCAGATGCCTTCCGGATAGCCTTTGAGCAGCAGCTGAGGCGAGGGAGCGAGCTGAGGCGAGGGAGCGCGCATGCTCTCCACCTGGCCGAGACTGACACGTACAAGACTCTAAAGAAGCATCGGG agaaagagaggcagagttCTCTCAACATTGGACAGAGGTTAAAAGGGTTTCTTCCATCTGCTATGGAAGGAAAGATGCCTAAAGACCCATACGAAACACTGCATATGCTGCTTGATCTG TTGAGTGATAAAGAAGAGGCCCTGGCACATCAGAGGAAAGTGAGTTACATGTTGGCCCGCAACACTGAGGCCCTTGAGAAACGTCTCCACGTTCAACAGCAAGGAAGCAGTCCAGACACAGACTTGAAAACCAATGAAAAAGCTCCATCAGGGGAAATGATAGAAGATGCCTTGTGTGACTCAAAGGAGGATTGTAAATGCCCATCTTCTGAAGATCATAGCGCCAAGCTTACTGACAGCCCTTGA
- the fam151b gene encoding protein FAM151B, whose product MRTVLRPRRLLIFPFILFAGGTIWITLHLKSDDLLLPTAATGAMSDHTLDYFLKKGQIEEKDAAVIQWYHAANSRSKFNEALKSSAHMIEADILLRGLEPIEPIMAHPPENDSDITLQEWLEEGTASGKGLKLDFKSLQAVAPSMVLLEQVRHELQAPVWINADILPGPGAKATPLEPQAFLDALGVGAQNAVLSLGWTTGWSPNTDNPGYSWEMVKKMDNVCKPLVQPVTFPVRASLMPQSFGPLQWLLQQSDRYSLTVWTSLSDTLVVEDLLPYRQNISKSRVYYDLLDSQIAQLKALPGFS is encoded by the exons ATGAGGACCGTCCTAAGGCCACGTCGATTGCTAATATTTCCGTTCATTCTCTTCGCCGGTGGGACAATATGGATTACCTTGCATTTAAAAAGTGACGATTTGCTGTTACCCACTGCTGCCACAG GAGCAATGAGCGACCACACACTTGACTACTTTCTGAAGAAGGGTCAGATAGAAGAGAAGGACGCGGCGGTAATTCAGTGGTACCATGCAGCCAACAGCAGGTCCAAATTCAACGAGGCGCTCAAAA GCTCCGCTCATATGATTGAAGCTGACATTCTTCTCAGAGGACTAGAACCCATAGAGCCAATCATGGCCCACCCCCCTGAGAACGATAGTGACATCACCCTACAAGAGTGGTTAGAGGAGGGGACGGCATCAGGCAAAGGACTAAAGCTTGACTTCAAAAG TTTACAGGCTGTTGCGCCCTCCATGGTTCTTTTGGAACAAGTCCGTCATGAGCTCCAAGCTCCTGTGTGGATCAATGCTGACATTCTTCCTGGCCCTGGGGCCAAAGCTACCCCGTTGGAACCTCAGGCCTTCCTGGATGCTCTGGGTGTGGGTGCACAGAACGCCGTCCTCTCTCTGGGCTGGACAACCGGATGGAGCCCTAACACTGATAACCCTG GATACAGTTGGGAGATGGTGAAGAAAATGGACAATGTGTGCAAACCCCTTGTACAGCCTGTCACCTTTCCTGTCCGAGCTTCCCTAATGCCCCAGTCCTTCGGACCACTGCAGTGGCTCCTGCAACAATCTGACCG gtACAGTCTGACTGTATGGACGAGCCTGAGTGACACGTTGGTTGTGGAGGATCTGTTACCTTACAGGCAGAACATCAGCAAAAGCAGAGTCTATTATGACCTCCTAGATTCACAGATAGCACAGTTAAAGGCACTGCCAGGGTTTTCCTAA
- the ankrd34bb gene encoding ankyrin repeat domain 34Bb: MDDSPTEVRTDGNSLLKAVYLSRLRLTRLLLEGGAYINESNERGETPLMVACRTHHSDAQSVPKAKMVKYLLESNADPNIQDKSGKTALMHACMERAGMEVLSLLLSSGADPSLEDHSGSSALVYAVNSGDKDALRVLLDACKAKGKEVIIITTDKLPSGRQMTKQYLNVPPPPDLEDRLHCTPASCMSPSEIQLCTPPHPLCTALPECQRLGQRDSQGLISAASAGMSQPGSPTHTHTASTMQAPGVAKLLHLQRLHSEPWLKIPPSLLLQQSKGASLTEELQDITPEEELTFQMNGLPYSRRTLATSRHQSIDVKDGSGLLRALEHGNRSDKDQGGGARALLSRKMSYDSASSLQHFSSHHNLGREGGAAEAVPVDRDVPDCLPNLAVSSLRNVVRRRNIGMEHYSSDSQLPQFSSQTSEERAGSAVSASEKRKLVPSRSSTLSGSRESLEGLPQRRAAAGGMLERRGSGALLLDHIAQTRPGYLPPLNPHAPIPDIKVNSATAALSGGPVSGCKLAATGVPIAPPGAAPAPKPFLPFAPNLPRDAKAKKTLLRRHSMQTEQIKQLVNFEEIFGQ; the protein is encoded by the exons ATGGACGACTCGCCAACTGAAGTGCGCACAGACGGGAACTCTCTGCTGAAGGCCGTGTACCTGAGCCGTCTGAGGCTTACACGACTCCTGCTCGAGGGCGGGGCCTACATCAACGAGAGCAATGAGCGAGGCGAGACTCCACTCATGGTGGCCTGCAGAACCCATCACTCTGATGCACAAAGTGTGCCCAAAGCCAAGATGGTGAA ATACCTGCTTGAGAGTAACGCAGACCCAAACATTCAGGACAAGAGTGGAAAGACAGCTCTGATGCACGCTTGCATGGAGCGGGCAGGCATGGAGGTGTTGTCCTTGCTGCTGTCCAGCGGAGCCGACCCCAGCCTGGAGGACCACTCTGGCTCGTCCGCCCTGGTCTACGCTGTGAACTCTGGGGACAAGGACGCCCTGAGGGTGCTGCTGGACGCCTGCAAAGCCAAGGGCAAGgaagtcatcatcatcaccacagaCAAGCTGCCGTCTGGCCGACAAATGACCAAACAGTACCTGAACGTCCCGCCACCACCGGACCTAGAAGACCGCTTGCACTGCACCCCTGCCTCATGCATGTCACCGTCTGAAATTCAGCTCTGCACTCCACCTCACCCCTTGTGCACTGCCCTGCCTGAGTGTCAGCGACTTGGACAGAGGGACTCTCAGGGCCTGATCTCCGCTGCTAGCGCGGGCATGTCTCAGCCCGGCTCACCGACGCACACCCACACCGCAAGCACCATGCAAGCCCCGGGAGTGGCCAAACTCCTGCACCTCCAGAGGCTTCACTCAGAGCCGTGGCTGAAGATCCCTCCGTCTCTGCTGCTCCAGCAGAGCAAAGGTGCTTCCCTGACCGAGGAGCTCCAGGACATCACGCCCGAGGAGGAGCTGACCTTTCAAATGAACGGCCTCCCTTACTCCAGGAGAACTCTGGCCACCTCCCGCCATCAGAGCATCGACGTGAAGGACGGCAGCGGTCTGCTGCGGGCCCTGGAGCACGGCAACAGGAGCGATAAGGACCAGGGTGGTGGAGCCAGGGCCCTGCTGAGTAGGAAGATGTCCTACGACAGCGCGTCGTCTCTCCAACATTTCTCATCGCACCACAACCTCGGTCGGGAAGGGGGCGCAGCGGAAGCCGTTCCCGTGGACAGAGACGTCCCGGACTGCCTCCCCAACCTCGCCGTGTCCAGCTTGAGAAATGTTGTTCGCCGGCGGAACATCGGGATGGAGCACTACAGCTCCGACTCCCAGCTGccccagttcagcagccagACCTCTGAGGAGCGGGCGGGGTCAGCAGTGTCGGCGTCCGAGAAGCGCAAGCTTGTCCCTAGCCGCTCGTCCACCCTGTCGGGGTCCAGGGAGTCGTTGGAGGGCCTTCCCCAGAGGAGAGCTGCGGCCGGCGGGATGCTGGAGCGCAGGGGCTCCGGGGCACTTCTGCTGGACCACATCGCCCAAACGCGGCCCGGGTACCTGCCCCCGCTCAACCCACACGCACCCATCCCCGACATCAAGGTCAACTCTGCCACGGCCGCTCTCTCTGGCGGACCCGTGAGCGGATGCAAACTTGCGGCCACTGGGGTTCCGATCGCCCCCCCTGGAGCTGCACCGGCACCCAAACCATTCCTGCCCTTTGCCCCGAATCTACCCCGAGATGCGAAGGCCAAGAAGACCCTGCTGAGACGCCACTCCATGCAGACAGAGCAGATCAAGCAGCTGGTAAACTTTGAAGAGATCTTTGGCCAGTGA